The Solidesulfovibrio fructosivorans JJ] genome has a segment encoding these proteins:
- a CDS encoding DVU0150 family protein, translated as MLRRTLWVTGLTLLSGLLIPALALAAGGSASELVVVADTRVITSDIMKYFANLYNFNPVLFAVWAVVLTAGYGCFLGVLMDFIMSRTGLDLKSRKIIEN; from the coding sequence ATGTTGCGTCGCACGTTATGGGTAACGGGATTGACCCTGCTTTCGGGACTGCTCATTCCGGCACTGGCCCTGGCCGCCGGCGGCTCGGCGAGCGAACTGGTCGTCGTGGCCGATACGCGCGTCATCACTTCGGATATCATGAAATACTTCGCCAACCTCTACAACTTCAATCCTGTGTTGTTCGCGGTATGGGCCGTGGTGCTGACCGCCGGCTACGGCTGCTTCCTCGGCGTGCTCATGGACTTCATCATGTCCCGCACCGGGCTTGACCTCAAGTCCCGCAAGATCATCGAAAACTAG
- a CDS encoding universal stress protein yields the protein MKILVAIDDSAFAGKVLETAVTMAVDKAAELTIISVASLLDDIDDMPPGMNDKLRAVAEKTVAAAKEAAAAKGVHAQTRVEQSESPASSIVTYAKEISADRIVIGHKGKSRLERLLVGSVAQGVVAHAPCSVFVVK from the coding sequence ATGAAAATCCTCGTGGCCATCGACGATTCCGCCTTTGCCGGAAAAGTCCTGGAAACAGCCGTTACCATGGCCGTCGACAAAGCGGCCGAGCTCACCATCATCTCCGTAGCCTCGCTGCTCGACGATATCGACGACATGCCGCCGGGCATGAACGACAAGCTGCGGGCGGTAGCCGAAAAAACCGTGGCCGCCGCCAAGGAAGCAGCCGCCGCCAAGGGGGTGCACGCCCAGACCCGTGTGGAGCAAAGCGAATCCCCGGCTTCTTCCATCGTGACCTACGCCAAGGAGATCAGCGCGGATCGCATCGTCATCGGACATAAGGGCAAATCCAGGCTGGAGCGTTTGCTGGTCGGCAGCGTCGCCCAGGGCGTGGTGGCCCATGCTCCCTGTTCCGTGTTCGTGGTAAAATAA
- a CDS encoding 2-hydroxyacid dehydrogenase encodes MAKRPSVIVTRRIPKAGLSLLRETCDVWVNPEDRPLDRAELLQHAATADGVIGLLTDRIDSGFFDAAPLLRGYANYAVGFDNIDVAEATRRGVPVSNTPDVLTTATAELAWALVFAVARQIVVSDAVMRSGNWPGWGPLQFIGQQISGKTLGIFGPGRIGTAMALMARGFAMPVVTCGGRRPNETLERECGAKRLPFEEFLATADIISIHAPLTPETRHAFNAAALARLKPTAILVNTGRGPIIDEAALVVALREKRLAGAGLDVYEFEPKMAVGLAALPNVVVTPHIGSATSEARDGMAELAARNLLAMLAGDTPPTCLNPEVLPDRGSRQS; translated from the coding sequence ATGGCCAAGCGACCGAGCGTCATCGTGACCCGGCGGATTCCCAAAGCCGGTTTGTCTTTGTTGCGCGAAACCTGCGACGTCTGGGTGAATCCCGAGGACCGGCCCCTTGACCGGGCGGAGCTGCTCCAGCATGCCGCCACGGCCGACGGCGTGATCGGGCTCTTGACCGACCGCATCGACAGCGGATTTTTCGACGCCGCGCCGCTGCTGCGCGGCTATGCCAACTATGCCGTGGGCTTCGACAACATCGACGTGGCCGAGGCCACCCGCCGGGGCGTGCCGGTTTCCAACACCCCGGACGTGCTGACCACGGCCACGGCCGAGCTGGCCTGGGCGCTGGTGTTCGCCGTGGCCCGCCAGATCGTGGTCTCGGATGCGGTCATGCGCTCGGGGAATTGGCCGGGCTGGGGGCCGCTCCAGTTCATCGGCCAACAGATCAGCGGGAAGACCCTTGGCATTTTCGGTCCCGGCCGCATCGGCACGGCCATGGCCCTTATGGCGCGCGGTTTTGCCATGCCCGTGGTCACCTGCGGCGGCAGGCGTCCCAACGAGACCCTGGAACGCGAATGCGGGGCGAAAAGGCTTCCCTTCGAGGAATTCCTGGCCACGGCCGACATCATCAGCATCCATGCGCCGCTGACGCCGGAGACGCGCCACGCCTTCAACGCCGCCGCCCTGGCCAGGCTCAAGCCCACGGCCATTCTGGTCAACACCGGACGCGGCCCCATCATCGACGAGGCGGCGCTCGTCGTCGCCCTCAGGGAAAAACGCCTGGCCGGAGCCGGCCTCGACGTCTACGAGTTCGAGCCCAAGATGGCCGTGGGCCTGGCCGCCTTGCCGAACGTGGTCGTGACCCCGCACATCGGCTCGGCGACCAGCGAGGCCCGGGACGGCATGGCCGAGCTTGCGGCGCGGAACCTGCTGGCCATGCTCGCGGGCGATACGCCGCCCACCTGCCTCAACCCTGAGGTGCTCCCCGACAGGGGTTCCCGCCAATCTTGA
- a CDS encoding sigma-54-dependent transcriptional regulator, whose product MRTKLLAVLIPSMVAILLVTGYVTYIFSQQFLQEALERSGIVQTLALSKALEDALARGRRDLLFFAGEKPTAEGMAAYLTRINALRPFPYCEFGYLDLEGHEHIYYVTLRGKALRVPDAAIPDIRPSPFRLVEEARGLGPGQVVLGPLAQLDYHLTLGTGEDMAMGDEVYRLVTPRADAAGRIVGVYILSIEARDLRNILSLYNSIHSPLHGFERSLEVRYSFLFDTEGWVLFQSAEVGDPGLELTTYLARAGYSGTLGRRGMESAFRPESHYKHFWRMIGDVREGKSGIIDKADDGQLDVGGFRASYMPYAPVRFAPSENGTPKVVAGVAYMDKTRMTLRAGYKQVDVVFIITLSAIILVTGLITLLARAITRPIIDLSRSVASIESTSGLSPIELPDHDHETTLLKNAINAMIAAMRRQWGEIKSRDKKIEQVRMREAASPDPVALGVMAGLFPEIKGAGPLLERLRAEVAKAAQVDADVLVTGETGTGKQLVAEAIHRYSRRAAKPFISINCGALDENLLLDTLFGHVKGAFTEARTERKGAFLEADGGILFLDEIQSATPKVQQALLRAIAMRRVRPLGSDKELAVDVRIIAASNVDLREAIAQGMFREDLYFRLKVIAVSTPPLRQHKMSISVLAHHFLKQAGDTTARRGLGLSRGALAKLTAYDWPGNIRELKHCILRAAVMSEHSVIQDTDIVLEADAGTFDAAGTEQAGEAVAAPSDESLTLAVAPVEPVALNARQRAALPVIVREGSVTRGRYEALCGGIPQRTAVHDLRDMVDKGLLARRGSGPATRYEPTQAGISAVGKT is encoded by the coding sequence GTGCGCACGAAGCTTTTGGCCGTGCTCATTCCCTCCATGGTGGCCATCCTGCTCGTCACCGGCTACGTCACCTACATTTTCTCGCAACAATTCCTGCAAGAGGCTTTGGAACGCAGCGGAATCGTGCAAACCCTGGCCTTGTCCAAAGCCCTGGAGGACGCCTTGGCCCGGGGGCGGCGCGACCTGCTTTTTTTCGCCGGGGAAAAGCCGACCGCCGAGGGCATGGCCGCCTATCTCACGCGGATAAACGCCCTGCGCCCCTTTCCTTACTGTGAATTCGGCTACCTGGACCTGGAAGGGCACGAGCACATCTATTACGTCACCTTGCGCGGCAAGGCGCTTCGGGTGCCGGACGCCGCCATTCCGGACATCCGGCCGAGTCCCTTCCGCCTGGTGGAGGAGGCGCGCGGCCTGGGCCCCGGCCAGGTCGTCCTCGGCCCGCTCGCCCAGCTCGACTACCACCTGACCCTCGGAACGGGCGAGGATATGGCCATGGGCGACGAGGTCTACCGCCTGGTCACGCCCCGCGCCGACGCCGCCGGCCGGATCGTGGGCGTGTACATCCTGAGCATCGAGGCGCGGGATCTGCGCAACATCCTGTCGCTGTACAACTCCATCCACTCGCCGCTGCACGGTTTCGAGCGCAGCCTGGAGGTCCGGTACAGCTTTCTCTTCGATACCGAGGGCTGGGTGTTGTTCCAGTCGGCCGAGGTCGGCGATCCCGGCCTGGAGCTCACCACGTACCTTGCCAGGGCCGGCTATTCCGGAACGCTCGGGCGGCGCGGCATGGAATCGGCCTTCCGGCCCGAGTCCCACTACAAGCATTTCTGGCGGATGATCGGCGACGTGCGCGAGGGCAAAAGCGGCATCATCGACAAGGCCGACGACGGTCAGCTCGACGTCGGCGGGTTTCGCGCCAGCTACATGCCCTATGCCCCGGTACGGTTTGCCCCGTCGGAAAACGGCACGCCCAAGGTGGTGGCCGGCGTGGCTTACATGGACAAGACGCGCATGACGCTGCGCGCCGGCTACAAGCAGGTGGACGTGGTCTTCATCATCACGCTTTCGGCCATCATCCTGGTCACGGGGCTCATCACCCTGCTGGCCCGGGCCATCACCCGCCCCATCATCGACCTGTCGCGCTCCGTCGCCAGCATCGAATCCACAAGCGGGCTTTCGCCCATCGAGCTGCCGGATCACGACCACGAGACCACGCTTCTAAAAAACGCCATCAACGCCATGATCGCGGCCATGCGCCGCCAGTGGGGCGAGATCAAGAGCCGCGACAAGAAGATCGAACAGGTGCGCATGCGCGAGGCGGCCAGCCCCGACCCGGTTGCGCTCGGCGTCATGGCCGGGCTTTTCCCGGAGATCAAGGGGGCGGGACCGCTGCTGGAACGGCTGCGGGCGGAAGTGGCCAAGGCGGCCCAGGTGGACGCCGACGTGCTGGTGACCGGCGAAACGGGTACGGGCAAGCAGCTCGTGGCCGAGGCCATCCACCGCTACAGCCGGCGCGCGGCCAAGCCGTTCATTTCCATCAACTGCGGCGCGTTGGACGAGAATCTCCTGCTCGACACGCTGTTCGGCCACGTCAAGGGGGCCTTCACCGAGGCCCGCACCGAGCGCAAGGGCGCGTTTCTCGAGGCCGACGGCGGCATCCTGTTTCTCGACGAGATCCAAAGCGCCACGCCCAAGGTGCAGCAGGCGTTGTTGCGGGCCATCGCCATGCGCCGGGTGCGCCCTCTCGGCAGCGACAAGGAGCTGGCCGTGGACGTGCGCATCATCGCCGCCTCCAACGTGGACCTTCGCGAGGCCATTGCCCAGGGGATGTTCCGGGAGGACCTGTATTTCCGGCTCAAGGTCATTGCCGTGTCCACGCCGCCGCTGCGGCAGCACAAGATGAGCATCTCGGTTCTGGCCCACCATTTTCTCAAGCAGGCCGGCGACACCACGGCCCGGCGGGGACTTGGGCTCTCACGGGGGGCGCTGGCCAAGCTGACCGCCTACGACTGGCCGGGCAACATCCGGGAACTCAAGCACTGCATCCTGCGAGCGGCGGTCATGTCCGAGCACAGCGTCATCCAGGATACGGACATCGTGCTTGAGGCCGATGCCGGAACCTTCGACGCGGCCGGGACGGAACAGGCGGGCGAGGCGGTCGCGGCCCCGTCCGACGAGTCCTTGACCCTCGCCGTCGCGCCTGTCGAACCGGTGGCGCTCAACGCGCGCCAGCGGGCGGCGCTGCCCGTCATCGTGCGGGAGGGGTCGGTCACGCGGGGGCGCTACGAGGCGCTTTGCGGCGGCATTCCCCAGCGCACGGCCGTGCATGACCTGCGGGACATGGTGGACAAGGGGCTGCTCGCGCGGCGCGGCAGCGGCCCGGCCACGCGCTACGAACCCACGCAGGCCGGGATTTCCGCCGTTGGGAAGACTTGA
- a CDS encoding sulfite exporter TauE/SafE family protein, whose protein sequence is MDTSWLYLYMPIAGVEILWPGLVLIGFSVGVIGGFFGMAGAWMVTPGLNILGFPMAFAIGTDIAHIAGKSMISTMRHAKFGNVDYKLGFVMLIGTMIGIECGAQIVMKLERLGTIGPVVRWVYVVLLALISWMVFYDYHKATSKKKSSGESGEGLTWYKTMQRINIPPMMYFKTAGFTCSVWLPILVSYLTGVLAGFLGIGGGLFRMPALVYLIGCPTHIAVGTDLFEVMISGLYGSFTYALKGRIELVAVFVMLSGAAIGAQIGTVATKYAKGYGIRLAFGVAVLCCMLSIILKQFKFNAAATVVILGTITIICLWIIRIMLSGAAKELRAKKAREQSA, encoded by the coding sequence ATGGATACCAGTTGGCTTTACCTGTACATGCCCATCGCGGGTGTGGAGATTTTGTGGCCCGGCCTCGTGCTGATCGGCTTCTCGGTCGGCGTCATCGGCGGTTTCTTCGGCATGGCCGGCGCCTGGATGGTCACGCCGGGCCTCAACATCCTGGGTTTCCCCATGGCCTTCGCCATCGGCACCGACATCGCCCACATCGCCGGCAAATCGATGATCTCCACCATGCGCCACGCCAAATTCGGCAACGTGGACTACAAACTCGGCTTCGTCATGCTGATCGGCACCATGATCGGCATCGAATGCGGCGCCCAGATCGTCATGAAACTCGAGCGGCTAGGCACCATCGGGCCGGTCGTTCGCTGGGTGTACGTGGTGCTTCTGGCCCTGATTTCCTGGATGGTCTTTTATGACTATCACAAGGCGACCAGCAAGAAAAAGAGCAGCGGGGAGAGCGGCGAAGGCCTGACCTGGTACAAGACCATGCAGCGGATCAACATTCCGCCCATGATGTACTTCAAGACGGCCGGCTTCACCTGCTCGGTCTGGCTGCCCATCCTGGTCAGCTACCTCACCGGCGTGCTGGCGGGCTTCCTCGGCATCGGCGGCGGTCTCTTCCGCATGCCGGCCCTGGTCTACCTCATCGGCTGCCCGACCCACATCGCCGTGGGCACCGACCTCTTCGAGGTCATGATCTCCGGCCTTTACGGCTCGTTCACCTACGCCCTCAAGGGACGCATCGAACTCGTGGCCGTCTTCGTGATGCTCTCCGGCGCGGCCATCGGCGCCCAGATCGGCACCGTGGCCACCAAGTACGCCAAGGGCTACGGCATCCGCCTGGCCTTCGGCGTGGCCGTTCTGTGCTGCATGCTCTCCATCATCCTCAAGCAGTTCAAGTTCAACGCCGCGGCCACGGTGGTCATTCTCGGGACCATCACCATCATCTGCCTGTGGATCATCAGGATCATGCTTTCCGGCGCGGCCAAGGAACTGCGCGCCAAGAAGGCCCGGGAACAATCCGCCTAA
- a CDS encoding PaaI family thioesterase, translating into MRQNTHLRIDTALCGTPVELSTGRAVVKLTTSPAMAADDRGLVHGGFVFGLADYAAMLAVNDPLVVLGAATVRFTAPVAVGEELVAEAGLVEEEGKKRLAEVTVRREETTVLTGTFTCFVPPRHVLDT; encoded by the coding sequence ATGCGACAAAACACCCACCTTCGCATCGACACGGCCCTTTGCGGCACGCCCGTGGAACTGTCCACCGGCCGAGCCGTGGTCAAACTGACCACCTCCCCGGCCATGGCCGCCGACGACAGGGGGCTGGTGCACGGCGGTTTCGTTTTCGGCCTGGCCGACTATGCCGCCATGCTCGCGGTCAACGATCCGCTGGTGGTCCTCGGCGCGGCAACGGTCCGGTTCACGGCCCCGGTGGCTGTCGGCGAGGAACTTGTGGCCGAGGCGGGCCTTGTGGAGGAAGAAGGGAAAAAACGGCTGGCGGAGGTGACGGTGCGCCGCGAAGAGACGACGGTCCTTACCGGCACGTTCACCTGCTTCGTCCCGCCGCGCCACGTCCTGGACACCTAA
- a CDS encoding ArsB/NhaD family transporter, translating to MFWTATAIFVLAYAVIVSEKIHKTKVALFGAALTLALKVLTQHDAFHDADLGVDWNVIFLLISMMIIVNIMTKTGVFQYVAVKAAKIGRGEPFAIMAIFAVVTAISSAFLDNVTTVLLLAPVTLLVARELEIDPVPYLITEALASNIGGTATLIGDPPNIMIASKAGLDFMDFMGHLAPAIVFIMIAWMLSWKVLFGKRLHVGEAQKARILAMNERALIKDPALLKKSGFVLALTICGFMLHGLLHYEPATVALLGASTLLLISRQNPQKVLEEVEWPTIFFFMGLFIIIGGTVKAGLIELFSQKVIALTHPTKDSMLTLSMVMVWFSGIASAIVDNIPFVATMNPLLAELADKVLGPTTGLSGQALYTHPTMLPVWWSLALGACLGGNGTAIGASANVIVVGLSEKAGHKISFARFLKYGAPVTVATIFLSMIYIYVRYYLLKV from the coding sequence ATGTTTTGGACCGCTACCGCCATTTTCGTTCTGGCTTACGCCGTCATCGTCTCGGAAAAGATCCACAAGACCAAGGTGGCCCTGTTCGGCGCGGCCCTGACCCTGGCCCTCAAGGTCCTCACCCAGCACGACGCCTTCCACGACGCCGACCTCGGCGTCGACTGGAACGTGATCTTCCTGCTGATATCCATGATGATCATCGTCAACATCATGACCAAGACGGGCGTGTTCCAGTACGTGGCCGTCAAGGCGGCCAAGATCGGCCGGGGCGAACCCTTCGCCATCATGGCCATCTTCGCCGTGGTCACGGCCATCTCCTCGGCCTTTCTCGACAACGTGACCACGGTGCTGCTTCTGGCCCCGGTAACGCTGCTCGTCGCCCGGGAGCTCGAAATCGACCCCGTGCCCTACCTGATCACCGAGGCCCTGGCCTCCAATATCGGCGGCACGGCAACACTTATCGGCGACCCGCCCAATATCATGATCGCCTCCAAGGCCGGCCTCGACTTCATGGATTTCATGGGCCACCTCGCCCCGGCCATCGTCTTCATCATGATCGCCTGGATGCTCTCCTGGAAGGTCCTCTTCGGCAAACGGCTGCACGTGGGCGAGGCCCAAAAGGCCCGCATCCTGGCCATGAACGAAAGGGCGCTGATCAAGGACCCGGCGCTGCTCAAAAAAAGCGGCTTCGTGCTGGCGCTCACCATCTGCGGCTTCATGCTCCACGGCCTGCTCCACTACGAACCGGCGACCGTGGCCCTGCTCGGGGCCTCGACGCTGCTTTTGATCTCCCGCCAGAACCCGCAAAAGGTGCTGGAGGAAGTGGAATGGCCCACCATCTTTTTCTTCATGGGCCTTTTCATCATCATCGGCGGCACGGTCAAAGCCGGCCTCATCGAGCTTTTCTCCCAGAAGGTCATCGCGCTCACCCACCCGACCAAGGACTCCATGCTCACCTTGTCCATGGTCATGGTCTGGTTTTCCGGCATCGCCTCGGCCATCGTGGACAACATTCCCTTCGTGGCCACCATGAACCCGCTTCTGGCCGAGCTGGCGGACAAGGTCCTCGGCCCGACCACGGGCCTTTCCGGGCAGGCGCTCTACACCCATCCCACCATGCTGCCGGTCTGGTGGTCCCTGGCCCTTGGCGCGTGTCTGGGCGGCAACGGCACGGCCATCGGGGCCTCGGCCAACGTCATTGTGGTGGGGCTTTCGGAAAAGGCCGGGCACAAGATATCCTTCGCCCGGTTCCTCAAGTACGGCGCGCCCGTGACCGTGGCCACCATCTTCTTGTCCATGATCTACATCTACGTGCGCTACTACCTGCTCAAGGTCTGA
- a CDS encoding Flp family type IVb pilin — protein sequence MLRAITNFVRNEEGATAVEYGLMAALIAAVIVTVVTTLGQNLSTTFDSIATSIKGS from the coding sequence ATGCTGCGCGCCATCACCAATTTCGTTCGTAACGAGGAAGGAGCAACCGCGGTGGAATACGGCCTCATGGCCGCCCTCATCGCCGCCGTCATCGTCACCGTCGTCACCACCCTCGGACAGAACCTGAGCACCACCTTCGACTCCATCGCCACCTCCATCAAGGGCAGCTAA
- a CDS encoding CBS domain-containing protein: MRIRNMMHKSLAVIGPDVDFAALLAAYRQMESRLVYVVDKDGKLLGVISSYDILRVMFPFYLDSNLVKALPDDESVLRQAFSACKGQPAADIMTTDFAAVTPDALFLEAEALIAERGVNVLPVIDDEGRLVGEVSRRAILKYLAERCGLEDEA; the protein is encoded by the coding sequence ATGCGCATACGTAACATGATGCACAAATCCCTGGCCGTCATCGGTCCGGATGTGGACTTCGCCGCCCTGCTCGCCGCCTACCGGCAGATGGAATCGCGGCTGGTCTATGTCGTGGACAAGGACGGCAAGCTTCTTGGCGTCATCAGCAGCTACGACATCCTGCGGGTCATGTTTCCGTTTTATCTGGACTCCAATCTGGTCAAGGCCCTGCCCGACGACGAATCCGTCTTGCGCCAGGCCTTTTCCGCCTGCAAGGGCCAGCCGGCCGCCGACATCATGACCACGGATTTCGCGGCCGTTACGCCCGACGCCCTGTTTCTCGAGGCCGAGGCGCTCATCGCCGAGCGCGGGGTCAACGTGCTGCCGGTCATCGACGACGAGGGCAGACTGGTGGGCGAAGTTTCCCGCCGGGCCATTCTCAAATACCTGGCCGAACGTTGCGGCCTTGAAGACGAGGCTTAG
- a CDS encoding Flp family type IVb pilin: MLRAITKFVRDEEGATAVEYGLMAALIAAVIVGVVTTLGQNLSTTFDSIATSIKGS; the protein is encoded by the coding sequence ATGCTGCGCGCCATCACCAAGTTCGTTCGTGACGAGGAAGGAGCAACCGCGGTGGAATACGGCCTCATGGCCGCCCTCATCGCCGCCGTCATCGTCGGGGTCGTCACCACCCTCGGGCAGAACCTGAGCACCACCTTCGACTCCATCGCCACCTCCATCAAGGGCAGCTAG